The following proteins come from a genomic window of Vidua chalybeata isolate OUT-0048 chromosome 2, bVidCha1 merged haplotype, whole genome shotgun sequence:
- the IL1R2 gene encoding interleukin-1 receptor type 2 isoform X2: MCHGSQCFLSQQKHLLKTRKLGSACSRKFSCSLIHTSWPTLLLCSPKLLHHSSLKAADLCLSHILMQSKQRFQNTFLQPSSSDFLWKKMHGLFFVLAMCTVGASAFRLQQVKNTENCPDHTVFFKHFHELHGEPVVLKCPSTRHKHLDFSALTPNITWHKNGSNTMISGRDEDSRIWAKGNALWFLPVMLEDSGVYICTRRNSSYCAEVSIHLTVVEKTAAWEIAYPQVLFTFTSGKIVCPDLWDFTPNRTSLELKWYKDAQPLEEDNERFIILKGSVSLIMTSVLPTDAGYYTCKMSFPFEGVVYEITRRIQLETVEQEKRITPIIVYPAQKTTSAALGSKMTLPCKVFVGLSSHFQTDVEWLANDSSVDVVYKQSRVTEGERQEIVENGENFIEVPLIFDSVEEVDFYTDFTCLAQNRYGYQELPTRVKQEAVGLS, translated from the exons ATGTGCCATGGGAGTCAATGTTTTTTGTCCCAACAGAAACATTTGTTGAAGACAAGAAAGCTTGGCTCTGCTTGTAGCAGGAAGTTTTCCTGCAGCCTGATTCACACTAGCTGGCCTACTTTGCTCCTGTGTTCACCCAAGCTACTACACCACAGCTCACTCAAAGCAGCCGACCTGTGCCTCAGTCACATCTTAATGCAAAGTAAGCAGAG ATTTCAAAACACTTTCCTTCAACCCTCTTCTTCTGatttcctgtggaaaaaaatgcatgggCTCTTCTTTGTTCTGGCGATGTGCACAGTAGGTGCCTCTGCTTTCAGACTCCAGCAAGTCAAAAACACAG AAAACTGCCCAGATCACACCGTGTTTTTCAAACACTTCCATGAACTGCATGGAGAACCTGTGGTTCTGAAATGCCCTTCTACCAGACACAAACACTTGGATTTCTCTGCCTTGACCCCTAATATCACATGGCATAAAAATGGTTCAAACACCATGATATCAGGAAGAGATGAAGATTCAAGAATCTGGGCAAAAGGAAATGCACTCTGGTTTTTACCAGTGATGCTAGAAGACTCAGGAGTATATATCTGCACAAGAAG GAACTCCTCCTACTGCGCCGAGGTCTCCATCCACCTCACAGTTGTAGAGAAAACAGCTGCTTGGGAGATTGCCTATCCCCAGGTCCTATTCACTTTCACCTCTGGAAAGATTGTTTGTCCTGACCTCTGGGATTTTACACCAAACAGGACAAGCCTGGAGCTCAAGTGGTACAAG GATGCTCAGCCTTTGGAAGAGGACAATGAAAGATTCATCATTTTGAAAGGTTCAGTGTCTCTGATCATGACATCTGTGCTACCAACAGACGCGGGGTATTACACCTGCAAGATGTCATTTCCATTTGAAGGTGTGGTGTATGAAATCACCAGGAGAATTCAACTGGAGACTGTTG AGCAAGAGAAGAGAATTACCCCGATAATTGTGTATCCAGCCCAAAAGACAACATCAGCTGCTCTTG gcTCCAAGATGACTCTCCCGTGCAAAGTGTTTGTTGGGCTGAGCAGCCATTTCCAAACTGATGTGGAATGGCTGGCAAATGACAGCAGCGTTGACGTGGTTTATAAACAAAGCAGAGTTACAGAGGGGGAACGACA AGAAATCGTAGAAAATGGTGAGAACTTCATTGAAGTACCACTGATTTTTGATTCTGTTGAAGAGGTGGACTTTTATACAGACTTCACCTGTCTGGCCCAGAACAGATATGGATACCAAGAACTGCCAACAAGGGTCAAGCAGGAAG CTGTTGGTCTGTCCTG a
- the IL1R2 gene encoding interleukin-1 receptor type 2 isoform X3 — MQSKQRFQNTFLQPSSSDFLWKKMHGLFFVLAMCTVGASAFRLQQVKNTENCPDHTVFFKHFHELHGEPVVLKCPSTRHKHLDFSALTPNITWHKNGSNTMISGRDEDSRIWAKGNALWFLPVMLEDSGVYICTRRNSSYCAEVSIHLTVVEKTAAWEIAYPQVLFTFTSGKIVCPDLWDFTPNRTSLELKWYKDAQPLEEDNERFIILKGSVSLIMTSVLPTDAGYYTCKMSFPFEGVVYEITRRIQLETVEQEKRITPIIVYPAQKTTSAALGSKMTLPCKVFVGLSSHFQTDVEWLANDSSVDVVYKQSRVTEGERQEIVENGENFIEVPLIFDSVEEVDFYTDFTCLAQNRYGYQELPTRVKQEAVGLSWYVAMIPVALACLILGGVCMHKCWKRRADKGYTIPKV; from the exons ATGCAAAGTAAGCAGAG ATTTCAAAACACTTTCCTTCAACCCTCTTCTTCTGatttcctgtggaaaaaaatgcatgggCTCTTCTTTGTTCTGGCGATGTGCACAGTAGGTGCCTCTGCTTTCAGACTCCAGCAAGTCAAAAACACAG AAAACTGCCCAGATCACACCGTGTTTTTCAAACACTTCCATGAACTGCATGGAGAACCTGTGGTTCTGAAATGCCCTTCTACCAGACACAAACACTTGGATTTCTCTGCCTTGACCCCTAATATCACATGGCATAAAAATGGTTCAAACACCATGATATCAGGAAGAGATGAAGATTCAAGAATCTGGGCAAAAGGAAATGCACTCTGGTTTTTACCAGTGATGCTAGAAGACTCAGGAGTATATATCTGCACAAGAAG GAACTCCTCCTACTGCGCCGAGGTCTCCATCCACCTCACAGTTGTAGAGAAAACAGCTGCTTGGGAGATTGCCTATCCCCAGGTCCTATTCACTTTCACCTCTGGAAAGATTGTTTGTCCTGACCTCTGGGATTTTACACCAAACAGGACAAGCCTGGAGCTCAAGTGGTACAAG GATGCTCAGCCTTTGGAAGAGGACAATGAAAGATTCATCATTTTGAAAGGTTCAGTGTCTCTGATCATGACATCTGTGCTACCAACAGACGCGGGGTATTACACCTGCAAGATGTCATTTCCATTTGAAGGTGTGGTGTATGAAATCACCAGGAGAATTCAACTGGAGACTGTTG AGCAAGAGAAGAGAATTACCCCGATAATTGTGTATCCAGCCCAAAAGACAACATCAGCTGCTCTTG gcTCCAAGATGACTCTCCCGTGCAAAGTGTTTGTTGGGCTGAGCAGCCATTTCCAAACTGATGTGGAATGGCTGGCAAATGACAGCAGCGTTGACGTGGTTTATAAACAAAGCAGAGTTACAGAGGGGGAACGACA AGAAATCGTAGAAAATGGTGAGAACTTCATTGAAGTACCACTGATTTTTGATTCTGTTGAAGAGGTGGACTTTTATACAGACTTCACCTGTCTGGCCCAGAACAGATATGGATACCAAGAACTGCCAACAAGGGTCAAGCAGGAAG CTGTTGGTCTGTCCTGGTACGTTGCAATGATTCCTGTTGCGCTGGCCTGTTTGATCTTGGGAGGGGTATGCATGCACAAGTGCTGGAAGCGGAGAGCTGATAAAGGATATACAATACCAAAGGTGTAA
- the IL1R2 gene encoding interleukin-1 receptor type 2 isoform X1, with product MCHGSQCFLSQQKHLLKTRKLGSACSRKFSCSLIHTSWPTLLLCSPKLLHHSSLKAADLCLSHILMQSKQRFQNTFLQPSSSDFLWKKMHGLFFVLAMCTVGASAFRLQQVKNTENCPDHTVFFKHFHELHGEPVVLKCPSTRHKHLDFSALTPNITWHKNGSNTMISGRDEDSRIWAKGNALWFLPVMLEDSGVYICTRRNSSYCAEVSIHLTVVEKTAAWEIAYPQVLFTFTSGKIVCPDLWDFTPNRTSLELKWYKDAQPLEEDNERFIILKGSVSLIMTSVLPTDAGYYTCKMSFPFEGVVYEITRRIQLETVEQEKRITPIIVYPAQKTTSAALGSKMTLPCKVFVGLSSHFQTDVEWLANDSSVDVVYKQSRVTEGERQEIVENGENFIEVPLIFDSVEEVDFYTDFTCLAQNRYGYQELPTRVKQEAVGLSWYVAMIPVALACLILGGVCMHKCWKRRADKGYTIPKV from the exons ATGTGCCATGGGAGTCAATGTTTTTTGTCCCAACAGAAACATTTGTTGAAGACAAGAAAGCTTGGCTCTGCTTGTAGCAGGAAGTTTTCCTGCAGCCTGATTCACACTAGCTGGCCTACTTTGCTCCTGTGTTCACCCAAGCTACTACACCACAGCTCACTCAAAGCAGCCGACCTGTGCCTCAGTCACATCTTAATGCAAAGTAAGCAGAG ATTTCAAAACACTTTCCTTCAACCCTCTTCTTCTGatttcctgtggaaaaaaatgcatgggCTCTTCTTTGTTCTGGCGATGTGCACAGTAGGTGCCTCTGCTTTCAGACTCCAGCAAGTCAAAAACACAG AAAACTGCCCAGATCACACCGTGTTTTTCAAACACTTCCATGAACTGCATGGAGAACCTGTGGTTCTGAAATGCCCTTCTACCAGACACAAACACTTGGATTTCTCTGCCTTGACCCCTAATATCACATGGCATAAAAATGGTTCAAACACCATGATATCAGGAAGAGATGAAGATTCAAGAATCTGGGCAAAAGGAAATGCACTCTGGTTTTTACCAGTGATGCTAGAAGACTCAGGAGTATATATCTGCACAAGAAG GAACTCCTCCTACTGCGCCGAGGTCTCCATCCACCTCACAGTTGTAGAGAAAACAGCTGCTTGGGAGATTGCCTATCCCCAGGTCCTATTCACTTTCACCTCTGGAAAGATTGTTTGTCCTGACCTCTGGGATTTTACACCAAACAGGACAAGCCTGGAGCTCAAGTGGTACAAG GATGCTCAGCCTTTGGAAGAGGACAATGAAAGATTCATCATTTTGAAAGGTTCAGTGTCTCTGATCATGACATCTGTGCTACCAACAGACGCGGGGTATTACACCTGCAAGATGTCATTTCCATTTGAAGGTGTGGTGTATGAAATCACCAGGAGAATTCAACTGGAGACTGTTG AGCAAGAGAAGAGAATTACCCCGATAATTGTGTATCCAGCCCAAAAGACAACATCAGCTGCTCTTG gcTCCAAGATGACTCTCCCGTGCAAAGTGTTTGTTGGGCTGAGCAGCCATTTCCAAACTGATGTGGAATGGCTGGCAAATGACAGCAGCGTTGACGTGGTTTATAAACAAAGCAGAGTTACAGAGGGGGAACGACA AGAAATCGTAGAAAATGGTGAGAACTTCATTGAAGTACCACTGATTTTTGATTCTGTTGAAGAGGTGGACTTTTATACAGACTTCACCTGTCTGGCCCAGAACAGATATGGATACCAAGAACTGCCAACAAGGGTCAAGCAGGAAG CTGTTGGTCTGTCCTGGTACGTTGCAATGATTCCTGTTGCGCTGGCCTGTTTGATCTTGGGAGGGGTATGCATGCACAAGTGCTGGAAGCGGAGAGCTGATAAAGGATATACAATACCAAAGGTGTAA
- the IL1R2 gene encoding interleukin-1 receptor type 2 isoform X4 — protein MHGLFFVLAMCTVGASAFRLQQVKNTENCPDHTVFFKHFHELHGEPVVLKCPSTRHKHLDFSALTPNITWHKNGSNTMISGRDEDSRIWAKGNALWFLPVMLEDSGVYICTRRNSSYCAEVSIHLTVVEKTAAWEIAYPQVLFTFTSGKIVCPDLWDFTPNRTSLELKWYKDAQPLEEDNERFIILKGSVSLIMTSVLPTDAGYYTCKMSFPFEGVVYEITRRIQLETVEQEKRITPIIVYPAQKTTSAALGSKMTLPCKVFVGLSSHFQTDVEWLANDSSVDVVYKQSRVTEGERQEIVENGENFIEVPLIFDSVEEVDFYTDFTCLAQNRYGYQELPTRVKQEAVGLSWYVAMIPVALACLILGGVCMHKCWKRRADKGYTIPKV, from the exons atgcatgggCTCTTCTTTGTTCTGGCGATGTGCACAGTAGGTGCCTCTGCTTTCAGACTCCAGCAAGTCAAAAACACAG AAAACTGCCCAGATCACACCGTGTTTTTCAAACACTTCCATGAACTGCATGGAGAACCTGTGGTTCTGAAATGCCCTTCTACCAGACACAAACACTTGGATTTCTCTGCCTTGACCCCTAATATCACATGGCATAAAAATGGTTCAAACACCATGATATCAGGAAGAGATGAAGATTCAAGAATCTGGGCAAAAGGAAATGCACTCTGGTTTTTACCAGTGATGCTAGAAGACTCAGGAGTATATATCTGCACAAGAAG GAACTCCTCCTACTGCGCCGAGGTCTCCATCCACCTCACAGTTGTAGAGAAAACAGCTGCTTGGGAGATTGCCTATCCCCAGGTCCTATTCACTTTCACCTCTGGAAAGATTGTTTGTCCTGACCTCTGGGATTTTACACCAAACAGGACAAGCCTGGAGCTCAAGTGGTACAAG GATGCTCAGCCTTTGGAAGAGGACAATGAAAGATTCATCATTTTGAAAGGTTCAGTGTCTCTGATCATGACATCTGTGCTACCAACAGACGCGGGGTATTACACCTGCAAGATGTCATTTCCATTTGAAGGTGTGGTGTATGAAATCACCAGGAGAATTCAACTGGAGACTGTTG AGCAAGAGAAGAGAATTACCCCGATAATTGTGTATCCAGCCCAAAAGACAACATCAGCTGCTCTTG gcTCCAAGATGACTCTCCCGTGCAAAGTGTTTGTTGGGCTGAGCAGCCATTTCCAAACTGATGTGGAATGGCTGGCAAATGACAGCAGCGTTGACGTGGTTTATAAACAAAGCAGAGTTACAGAGGGGGAACGACA AGAAATCGTAGAAAATGGTGAGAACTTCATTGAAGTACCACTGATTTTTGATTCTGTTGAAGAGGTGGACTTTTATACAGACTTCACCTGTCTGGCCCAGAACAGATATGGATACCAAGAACTGCCAACAAGGGTCAAGCAGGAAG CTGTTGGTCTGTCCTGGTACGTTGCAATGATTCCTGTTGCGCTGGCCTGTTTGATCTTGGGAGGGGTATGCATGCACAAGTGCTGGAAGCGGAGAGCTGATAAAGGATATACAATACCAAAGGTGTAA